One genomic window of Halovivax cerinus includes the following:
- a CDS encoding ABC transporter ATP-binding protein, whose amino-acid sequence MTTERTETDPVLRVRDLRKHFDGIVALDGVDLEVRDGEIVGLIGPNGAGKSTTFNCIMGDLPATDGSVYLREENVTDKRTSALVNEGITRAYQIPRVFPDLTVHENVVINMRHRTEPVLPTAFTSPKSDVSERAHELIEFVGIDHLRHEPAGDLSTGQKKLLNIAATIIGDPEIVLLDEPTAGVNPGLIETIIDTIDELNSNGTTYLIVEHNMDVVKQLSDHLYVLANGTNLVQGPPQEALDDPQVLNAYFGE is encoded by the coding sequence ATGACGACCGAGCGAACGGAGACCGATCCGGTGTTACGGGTCCGCGATCTCCGGAAGCACTTCGACGGTATCGTCGCCCTCGACGGCGTCGATCTCGAGGTCCGGGACGGAGAGATAGTCGGATTGATCGGCCCGAACGGTGCCGGGAAGTCGACGACGTTCAACTGTATCATGGGCGATCTCCCGGCGACCGACGGCAGCGTGTACCTCCGCGAGGAGAACGTGACGGACAAGCGGACGTCCGCCCTCGTGAACGAGGGTATCACGAGAGCGTACCAGATTCCGCGCGTGTTTCCGGATCTCACCGTACACGAGAACGTGGTCATCAATATGCGCCATCGAACCGAACCCGTTCTCCCGACCGCGTTTACGTCTCCGAAATCGGACGTCTCCGAGCGGGCGCACGAACTAATCGAGTTCGTCGGAATCGATCACCTCCGTCACGAACCGGCGGGGGATCTCTCGACCGGTCAGAAGAAGCTACTCAACATCGCCGCGACGATCATCGGAGATCCGGAGATCGTGCTGCTGGACGAACCGACCGCAGGCGTCAATCCGGGCCTGATCGAGACGATTATCGACACGATCGACGAACTCAACTCGAACGGGACGACGTACCTGATCGTCGAACACAACATGGACGTCGTAAAGCAATTGTCCGATCACCTGTACGTCCTCGCGAACGGGACGAATCTTGTGCAGGGGCCGCCACAGGAGGCGCTCGACGATCCCCAGGTGTTGAACGCGTACTTCGGTGAGTGA
- a CDS encoding phosphatase PAP2 family protein, giving the protein MTRGVGEHALVNELLPDWLAVVFGVLTQLGDIWLLSILLATLFVLGIPSRTDVAFVGGAWLAGLSAYRGLKELLAWPRPTATPLDPGSLPGVVETVYELTAFSAGYGFPSGHATSTTVVYVGLASVLTVSSARRRYAVAGAIVGVVCLARIVLGLHYVVDVVAGVALALSLLLGIRMLAGRRSLDRATAAFAVAVPIGVCYLLTSAAEPKAVLVLAASVAGLLGWRLYDEAASA; this is encoded by the coding sequence ATGACCAGGGGCGTCGGCGAGCACGCGCTGGTGAACGAACTGCTGCCGGACTGGCTGGCCGTCGTCTTCGGTGTCCTCACCCAGCTCGGCGACATCTGGCTGCTGTCGATCCTCCTCGCCACACTCTTCGTCCTCGGGATCCCATCCCGAACGGACGTCGCGTTCGTCGGCGGTGCGTGGCTCGCCGGACTCTCCGCGTATCGGGGGTTGAAGGAACTCCTGGCGTGGCCGCGGCCGACCGCGACGCCGCTCGACCCGGGGTCGCTTCCGGGCGTCGTCGAGACCGTCTACGAACTCACGGCGTTTAGCGCGGGGTACGGCTTTCCGAGCGGTCACGCGACGAGCACGACGGTGGTTTACGTCGGACTGGCGTCCGTCCTCACCGTGAGCTCGGCTCGCCGACGGTACGCGGTCGCCGGCGCCATCGTCGGCGTCGTCTGTCTCGCGCGGATCGTCCTCGGTCTGCACTACGTCGTCGACGTGGTTGCCGGTGTCGCGCTCGCCCTCTCGCTACTCCTCGGGATTCGGATGCTCGCCGGTCGCAGATCGCTGGACCGTGCGACCGCTGCCTTCGCCGTGGCCGTCCCCATCGGCGTCTGCTACCTCCTCACGAGCGCCGCGGAGCCCAAGGCCGTCCTGGTTCTCGCGGCCTCGGTCGCCGGACTCCTCGGCTGGCGTCTGTACGACGAGGCCGCGTCGGCGTAA
- a CDS encoding ABC transporter substrate-binding protein: MARILGSSQDVSRRRFLQATGASTAIGLAGCVGGDDGDSIKVGVPMPLSGPAGQTGEFVQGIYEFIVDEVVNRERPDLAPLTLAEEAGLPNHGNAEVEALFVDHRADPGEGRAEAEQLIEGDDVAMIIGAIQSPVTQSIGTLAATSQVPMVTSSTAPDLINTDNEWLWRPTPSDAVFAASQVEFAAARSDPAVETGAVVYEDSEFGSSAAREHQGQAQEAGIEIVEDISYTAEELTSFEAQTDVLASADPDVVFLTSHFADGILILETFQEREYMPRLLNVAGDLSGPEFYSERAELASNITMRSTYSDELQDRIPGVEAFAQALNDEAEIEFGGIPSRVTTMFQAALTGLDRAGSTDPQEIQAAMNDLEMSNEEAGAAYGVEFDERGQNTLASALILQAQDGGTRIVWPEDLVDDNPLVYPLPEWSG; the protein is encoded by the coding sequence ATGGCACGGATACTCGGGAGTTCGCAGGACGTCTCCCGGCGACGATTTCTCCAGGCGACGGGCGCTTCGACGGCGATCGGCCTCGCCGGCTGCGTCGGTGGTGACGACGGAGATAGCATCAAGGTAGGAGTACCGATGCCGCTGAGCGGGCCCGCCGGGCAGACCGGCGAGTTCGTCCAGGGGATTTACGAGTTCATCGTCGACGAAGTGGTGAACAGAGAGCGCCCCGATCTCGCGCCGTTGACCCTGGCGGAGGAAGCGGGGCTGCCAAACCACGGGAACGCTGAAGTCGAAGCCCTGTTCGTCGACCACCGTGCGGATCCGGGCGAGGGTCGCGCCGAGGCCGAACAGTTGATAGAAGGGGACGACGTCGCCATGATTATCGGGGCGATCCAGAGTCCCGTCACGCAGTCGATCGGTACGCTCGCTGCGACGAGTCAGGTGCCCATGGTCACGAGTTCGACCGCACCCGACCTCATTAACACGGATAACGAGTGGCTGTGGCGCCCGACCCCGAGCGACGCAGTATTCGCCGCGTCACAGGTCGAGTTCGCGGCCGCTCGATCGGATCCGGCGGTCGAAACCGGAGCGGTCGTCTACGAAGATTCCGAATTCGGGTCCTCGGCGGCCCGCGAACACCAGGGGCAGGCCCAGGAGGCCGGGATCGAAATCGTGGAGGATATTTCCTATACCGCCGAGGAACTGACCTCGTTCGAAGCGCAAACGGACGTCCTCGCGAGTGCGGACCCGGACGTCGTCTTCCTCACCTCACACTTCGCGGACGGGATCTTGATCCTGGAGACGTTCCAGGAACGCGAGTACATGCCGAGGCTGCTGAACGTCGCCGGCGACCTCTCGGGTCCGGAGTTCTACTCGGAGCGAGCGGAGCTCGCCAGCAACATCACCATGCGATCGACGTATTCGGACGAACTCCAGGATCGTATTCCGGGCGTCGAAGCGTTCGCCCAGGCGCTCAACGACGAGGCGGAAATCGAGTTCGGTGGCATCCCGTCACGGGTCACGACGATGTTTCAGGCCGCCCTGACGGGCCTCGATCGAGCCGGGAGCACCGATCCGCAGGAGATCCAGGCCGCGATGAACGACCTCGAGATGTCGAACGAGGAAGCCGGAGCCGCCTACGGTGTCGAATTCGACGAACGCGGTCAGAACACCCTCGCCTCGGCACTCATATTACAGGCCCAAGACGGCGGTACCCGCATCGTCTGGCCGGAGGACCTCGTCGACGACAACCCGCTCGTCTACCCGCTGCCGGAGTGGAGCGGCTAG
- a CDS encoding ABC transporter ATP-binding protein: MSAESRVDGGALALEARNLRKTFGADGVLDGVDLDVHENEVLLLMGPNGTGKTVLLSCLAGGLEPSAGEVRVFETPISDDDGHALSLLLQNGASVDTLSGRETAAFYARLHPEFTDRWRDLVEEFGLPDDLEKRIKYYSEGMKRKLELALALSVDAPLYLLDEPTAGVDLSTVQLFHRAIRERVAAGGTVVTTSHRPVDADLADRIAFVTGGEVTAIGTPGDLLDDVPTVVRVVGAGPSAETLESHVAGSRLFHHGDELRGFLDDGVVVADLERAAAADVTVETVEPSYTDAFNYHVHAGESDE; the protein is encoded by the coding sequence ATGAGCGCCGAGTCGCGAGTCGACGGAGGGGCGCTCGCCCTCGAAGCACGAAACCTCCGCAAGACATTCGGCGCGGACGGGGTGCTAGACGGCGTCGATCTCGACGTTCACGAGAACGAGGTCCTCCTACTGATGGGACCGAACGGCACCGGCAAGACGGTGTTGCTCTCGTGCCTGGCCGGGGGCCTCGAACCGAGCGCCGGCGAGGTGCGCGTCTTCGAGACACCCATCTCTGACGACGACGGACACGCACTCTCGTTGCTCCTGCAAAACGGGGCGAGCGTCGACACGCTCTCCGGCCGGGAAACGGCCGCGTTCTACGCCCGTCTCCACCCCGAGTTTACGGACCGCTGGCGCGACCTCGTCGAGGAGTTCGGCCTCCCCGATGATCTCGAAAAGCGGATCAAATACTACTCCGAGGGGATGAAGCGAAAGCTCGAGCTCGCGCTGGCGCTCTCGGTCGACGCGCCGCTGTACCTGCTCGACGAGCCGACCGCCGGCGTCGACCTCTCGACGGTCCAGCTGTTCCACCGGGCGATCCGCGAGCGGGTCGCAGCGGGCGGGACGGTCGTGACGACGAGTCATCGTCCCGTCGACGCGGACCTGGCGGATCGAATCGCGTTCGTCACCGGCGGCGAGGTCACGGCCATCGGGACCCCAGGTGACCTGCTCGACGACGTACCCACCGTCGTGCGGGTCGTCGGCGCCGGCCCGTCCGCCGAAACGCTCGAATCTCACGTCGCGGGCAGCCGACTGTTCCACCACGGTGACGAACTCCGGGGCTTTCTCGACGATGGCGTCGTTGTCGCCGACCTCGAACGCGCGGCGGCAGCGGACGTGACGGTCGAGACGGTCGAACCGAGCTACACCGACGCGTTCAACTACCACGTCCACGCAGGTGAAAGCGATGAGTGA
- a CDS encoding branched-chain amino acid ABC transporter permease → MIDHISARLESATDRYVDLPLVVQVAIPVLALAIVPLLNPGFFVMHVLIYVFIFAAFGHSWNVLGGYTGQLSFGHAVFFAVGAYAPMILFVFYDISPIIGIWIGGLLGAFIALCVGAVTFRLQGHYFAMGTLAIALIFRQLFIRWEWIQASRGISMPLEDIGTLVSLTFTSREPYFYLIGAFALAVTVAVYVIDGSKLGLYLKAINMDEELAENAGLNTFYYKMYASGISGFIAGVTGGLYALYSTFVDPNSVLDLFRNIEPVIVALIGGAGTVLGPVIGAFLFVPIHEYSRSLLSGPYTGLGWVVMGIVIVALAIFRPGGVLGGRLPLVGDQGENE, encoded by the coding sequence ATGATCGACCACATTTCCGCTCGGCTCGAATCGGCTACCGATCGATACGTCGACCTCCCGCTGGTCGTCCAGGTCGCGATCCCGGTCCTGGCCCTCGCCATCGTTCCGCTGTTGAATCCGGGGTTCTTCGTCATGCACGTCCTCATTTACGTGTTCATCTTCGCGGCGTTCGGCCACTCCTGGAACGTCCTCGGCGGCTATACCGGGCAACTCTCGTTCGGCCACGCCGTCTTCTTCGCGGTCGGCGCGTACGCGCCGATGATTCTGTTCGTCTTTTACGACATCTCGCCGATTATCGGGATCTGGATCGGCGGGCTTCTCGGCGCGTTCATTGCGCTCTGCGTCGGCGCCGTCACGTTCCGCCTGCAGGGCCATTACTTCGCCATGGGGACGCTCGCCATCGCGCTCATCTTCAGACAGCTTTTCATCCGGTGGGAGTGGATTCAGGCGTCCCGCGGTATCTCGATGCCTCTCGAGGATATCGGGACGCTCGTGTCGCTGACATTTACGAGCCGAGAGCCGTACTTCTACCTGATCGGTGCGTTCGCGCTGGCCGTCACCGTCGCCGTGTACGTCATCGACGGGTCGAAACTCGGACTCTACCTGAAGGCGATCAACATGGACGAGGAACTGGCCGAGAACGCCGGGTTGAACACGTTCTATTACAAGATGTACGCCAGCGGGATCAGCGGGTTCATCGCCGGAGTGACGGGCGGCTTGTACGCGCTCTACAGTACCTTCGTCGATCCCAACTCCGTCCTCGATCTCTTTCGCAACATCGAACCGGTGATCGTCGCGCTGATCGGCGGCGCTGGCACCGTCCTCGGCCCGGTGATCGGCGCCTTTCTGTTCGTCCCGATCCACGAGTACTCGCGATCCTTGCTGTCCGGTCCCTACACCGGGCTCGGCTGGGTCGTCATGGGGATCGTGATCGTCGCACTCGCGATCTTCAGACCGGGCGGCGTGCTCGGCGGCCGACTGCCGCTCGTGGGCGACCAGGGTGAGAACGAATGA
- a CDS encoding branched-chain amino acid ABC transporter permease, translated as MIELLSQATVDTILIGLSYALVAVGLALIWGVADIVNFAHGPFMVIAMVTTAFASNSYGVDPMIMIPINAILLFAIGYVTYRAVIRPVMNESMESQIYVTFGLFVFLSYSLLVLVGPSLIEVDHFVFDGTTQIGGTFVSHPRLVTSIVCLASLGLLFGFLGRTRTGKAIRATAQDREVAKVMGIDTDHILSITWGLGTAAVGIAGTMVITFAPAHAETTPITWTLLAFAAVALGGFGNILAAGLGGIAVAFVEQFGIRLLDPSYNQIYVFSAFFIALIARQVYADTQS; from the coding sequence ATGATCGAACTGCTTTCTCAGGCGACAGTGGACACGATACTGATCGGGTTGAGTTACGCACTCGTCGCCGTCGGGCTGGCACTGATCTGGGGCGTCGCCGACATCGTGAACTTCGCCCACGGTCCGTTCATGGTCATCGCGATGGTGACGACGGCATTCGCCTCGAATAGCTACGGCGTCGACCCGATGATCATGATCCCCATCAACGCGATACTGCTCTTCGCGATCGGGTACGTCACGTATCGCGCGGTCATCAGGCCGGTGATGAACGAGTCGATGGAATCCCAAATTTACGTCACGTTCGGTCTGTTTGTATTCCTGTCGTACTCGTTGCTAGTGCTGGTTGGCCCGTCGCTCATCGAAGTGGACCACTTCGTCTTCGACGGTACCACGCAGATCGGGGGGACGTTCGTTTCCCATCCACGGCTCGTCACCTCGATAGTGTGTCTCGCATCGCTCGGGTTGCTGTTCGGATTCCTCGGTCGAACCCGGACCGGAAAGGCGATCCGCGCGACGGCACAGGACCGCGAGGTCGCTAAAGTGATGGGTATCGATACCGACCACATTCTCTCGATCACGTGGGGACTCGGAACCGCAGCCGTGGGCATCGCCGGGACGATGGTGATCACGTTCGCACCGGCACACGCCGAGACGACGCCGATCACCTGGACGTTACTCGCCTTCGCCGCGGTGGCACTGGGTGGATTCGGAAACATCCTGGCCGCCGGGCTCGGTGGTATCGCCGTCGCGTTCGTCGAACAATTCGGGATCCGGCTGCTCGACCCCTCCTACAACCAGATTTACGTCTTCTCGGCGTTCTTCATCGCGTTGATCGCCCGCCAGGTGTACGCTGATACGCAATCATGA
- a CDS encoding HIT family protein, with the protein MPTIFSQIVDGEIPARTVYEDETTFAFLDANPLAPGHTLVIPKDEYERLNDVPDDVAADLYATIHDLVPAVEDAVDADGTTVAFNNGEAAGQEVPHVHCHIVPRFEGDGGGPIHAIAGETPDLADDELDDIAADIESIV; encoded by the coding sequence ATGCCCACGATCTTCAGCCAGATCGTCGACGGGGAGATCCCAGCCCGCACCGTCTACGAGGACGAGACCACGTTCGCGTTCCTGGACGCGAACCCCCTAGCGCCGGGCCACACGCTCGTCATTCCGAAGGACGAGTACGAGCGGTTGAACGACGTCCCCGACGACGTCGCGGCGGACCTGTACGCGACGATCCACGACCTCGTCCCGGCGGTCGAGGATGCGGTCGACGCCGACGGGACCACCGTCGCGTTCAACAACGGCGAGGCTGCCGGCCAGGAAGTGCCCCACGTCCACTGCCACATCGTCCCGCGCTTCGAAGGCGACGGTGGCGGTCCGATCCACGCGATCGCTGGCGAGACGCCAGATCTCGCGGACGACGAACTCGACGACATCGCAGCGGATATCGAGTCGATCGTCTGA
- a CDS encoding aldehyde dehydrogenase family protein, with protein MSVSLQEEYQLFIGGEFVQAAEGETRDTIDPATGETLATAAEATAADVDRAVEAASEAQAEWESMPAGKRGRIVSRLGELISEHSDELAELESRDQGKPLTQAHHDVSGAARFFEYYGGAVDKLEGRTAPTGDGKLAFTERTPYGVSGQIVPWNFPFNLTARGVAPALAAGNSVVVKAAPTTPLTAIRLAELGKEAGLPDGVLNVLTGGGEPGAALSEHEDVDVLTFTGSVPTGQAVMESAAKTITPVTLELGGKNASIVTPEADLGSAVFWTSLGIFTNAGQICSAADRAVVHESIYDDFVDAIVDRAESYDLGPGVEDPGMGPLNYEEHYESVLEYIDVGVKEGATLATGGEPADRDGFFVEPTVFTDVEPDMRIAQEEIFGPVLTVIPYSDPEEAVEIANGVEYGLTGGVFSQDIDEALSLARDVDAGTVFVNEWFGDGVETPFGGTKKSGIGREKGMEALDSYLQTQSITVNIDN; from the coding sequence ATGTCAGTCTCACTGCAGGAGGAGTACCAGCTCTTCATCGGCGGCGAGTTCGTACAGGCGGCGGAGGGGGAAACCCGCGACACCATCGACCCGGCGACGGGCGAGACGCTCGCGACGGCCGCGGAGGCGACCGCGGCGGACGTCGACCGTGCGGTCGAGGCCGCCAGCGAGGCCCAGGCCGAGTGGGAATCGATGCCGGCCGGCAAGCGCGGCCGGATCGTCTCCCGGCTGGGCGAACTGATCTCCGAGCACTCGGACGAACTGGCCGAACTCGAGAGTCGAGATCAGGGCAAGCCGCTCACCCAGGCCCACCACGACGTGTCGGGTGCCGCCCGCTTCTTCGAGTACTACGGCGGCGCAGTCGACAAACTTGAGGGGCGGACGGCGCCGACGGGTGACGGCAAGCTGGCGTTCACCGAGCGCACGCCCTACGGGGTCAGCGGGCAGATCGTCCCGTGGAACTTCCCGTTCAACCTGACCGCTCGCGGCGTCGCGCCGGCGCTGGCCGCCGGCAACAGCGTCGTCGTGAAAGCGGCGCCGACGACGCCGCTCACCGCGATCCGGCTGGCGGAACTGGGCAAGGAGGCCGGCCTGCCCGACGGCGTCCTCAACGTGCTTACCGGCGGCGGGGAGCCGGGTGCCGCCCTCTCCGAACACGAGGACGTCGACGTCCTCACCTTCACCGGCAGCGTCCCGACGGGCCAGGCGGTCATGGAGTCCGCCGCGAAGACGATCACGCCCGTCACGCTCGAACTCGGCGGCAAGAACGCCTCGATCGTCACGCCGGAGGCCGACCTCGGTTCGGCCGTCTTCTGGACCTCGCTCGGCATCTTCACCAACGCCGGCCAGATCTGCTCGGCGGCCGACCGCGCGGTCGTCCACGAGTCCATCTACGACGACTTCGTCGACGCGATCGTCGACCGTGCCGAGTCCTACGACCTCGGCCCCGGCGTCGAGGACCCCGGGATGGGCCCGCTCAACTACGAGGAACACTACGAGAGCGTCCTCGAGTACATCGACGTCGGCGTCAAGGAGGGCGCGACGCTCGCGACCGGCGGCGAACCCGCGGATCGCGACGGCTTCTTCGTCGAGCCGACGGTCTTCACCGACGTCGAACCCGACATGCGAATCGCCCAGGAGGAGATCTTCGGCCCGGTGCTCACAGTCATCCCCTACTCCGACCCCGAGGAGGCCGTCGAGATCGCCAACGGCGTCGAGTACGGCCTCACCGGTGGCGTCTTCTCGCAGGACATCGACGAGGCGCTCTCGCTCGCCCGCGACGTCGACGCCGGTACCGTCTTCGTCAACGAGTGGTTCGGCGACGGCGTCGAGACGCCCTTCGGCGGCACGAAGAAGAGCGGTATCGGCCGTGAGAAGGGTATGGAAGCGCTCGACTCGTACCTCCAGACACAGTCGATCACCGTCAACATCGACAACTAG
- a CDS encoding ABC transporter ATP-binding protein produces MNSMLHVDGLHAGYGKALVLNGVDIEVEEGAIVCLIGPNGAGKSTVFRCIYNLLSPSRGSITFKGEEITGLSQRELLDRGLGYMLQRDAVFPEMTVRENLELGGYTAPDGVDTDDRLAEVYDLFPKLSTRESQQAGTLSGGERQMVEFARGLMQDPDMLLLDEPSAGLSPKNIDTVFEKVLEINELGVTILMIEQNVNTALDYADRGYVLENGQTRFDGPAETLLDQPEIRDAYLGG; encoded by the coding sequence ATGAACTCAATGTTACACGTCGACGGACTTCACGCCGGCTACGGTAAAGCGCTCGTACTGAATGGTGTCGATATCGAGGTCGAGGAGGGTGCCATCGTCTGTTTGATCGGGCCGAACGGGGCCGGTAAATCGACCGTGTTTCGGTGTATCTACAATCTCCTCTCCCCGTCGCGGGGATCGATCACGTTCAAAGGTGAAGAGATAACCGGACTGAGCCAGCGCGAGCTCCTCGACCGGGGACTCGGATACATGTTGCAACGCGACGCCGTCTTCCCGGAGATGACTGTCCGGGAGAACCTGGAACTCGGTGGATATACGGCTCCGGACGGGGTCGATACCGACGACCGTCTGGCCGAGGTATACGACCTGTTCCCGAAACTGTCGACCCGCGAATCGCAACAGGCCGGTACGTTGAGCGGCGGTGAACGGCAGATGGTCGAATTCGCCCGCGGATTGATGCAGGATCCGGATATGTTGTTGCTCGACGAACCGTCCGCGGGACTGTCCCCGAAGAACATCGACACCGTCTTCGAAAAGGTTCTCGAGATCAACGAACTCGGCGTCACGATTTTGATGATCGAACAGAACGTCAACACGGCCCTCGACTACGCCGACCGAGGGTACGTCCTCGAAAACGGCCAGACGCGATTCGACGGCCCGGCCGAGACGCTGCTCGACCAGCCGGAGATCCGGGATGCGTACCTCGGTGGCTGA
- a CDS encoding prepilin peptidase — protein sequence MLSSLPASVPDLLRLLAVPVFAWVAVLDVRTRRVPSAVWIPLGALGAALLAWDGWVAYTADLHAWQSFLIPTAFSVGFVVPLAYLFWWFGGFGGADAKALLVLALLFPVTPSYAVGDWMFPLVGGDQLLPFSLAILGNGVLVGLAIPVALGLRNALAGRLTPIAPLGWPTAVDHVPHRHGKLLQTTDGYTLSGLDLDALRMYLRWRGLTFADLRAEPERLRDPETLPAEPNPPTDGAIDVDPPVADGGTVDADETTASAAATDGDEADVGVSIDGDPKPAADDFDDPWGADAFLDSIEGTAYGTSSEDLRNGLDVLATEDRVWYSPGTPFLVPLFLGLLVALGYGDVLVSLMG from the coding sequence GTGCTGTCGAGTCTCCCCGCCTCGGTCCCCGATCTCCTCCGCCTGCTGGCGGTTCCGGTCTTCGCGTGGGTGGCGGTACTAGACGTTCGAACCCGACGGGTTCCGAGCGCGGTCTGGATTCCCCTCGGGGCACTCGGCGCGGCCCTGCTCGCCTGGGACGGCTGGGTCGCCTACACCGCCGATCTCCACGCCTGGCAGTCGTTCCTCATCCCGACGGCGTTCAGCGTCGGCTTCGTCGTCCCGCTCGCGTACCTCTTCTGGTGGTTCGGTGGCTTCGGCGGCGCCGACGCGAAGGCACTGCTCGTCCTCGCACTGCTCTTTCCCGTCACCCCGTCGTACGCGGTCGGCGACTGGATGTTCCCGCTCGTCGGCGGCGACCAGCTCTTGCCCTTCTCGCTGGCGATCCTGGGCAACGGCGTCCTCGTCGGACTCGCGATTCCGGTCGCGCTCGGGCTTCGAAACGCCCTCGCCGGACGGCTCACCCCGATCGCTCCGCTCGGCTGGCCGACGGCCGTCGATCACGTCCCGCACCGCCACGGCAAACTCCTCCAGACGACCGACGGCTACACGCTCTCCGGACTGGATCTGGACGCGCTCAGAATGTACCTTCGCTGGCGCGGGCTCACGTTCGCCGACCTCAGGGCCGAGCCGGAGCGGCTCCGCGATCCCGAGACACTGCCCGCGGAACCGAACCCCCCGACGGATGGTGCGATCGACGTCGACCCGCCCGTCGCCGACGGCGGCACCGTCGACGCCGACGAGACCACCGCCTCGGCCGCCGCGACCGACGGTGACGAGGCCGACGTCGGCGTGTCCATCGACGGCGACCCGAAACCGGCCGCGGACGATTTCGACGACCCCTGGGGCGCCGACGCGTTCCTCGACTCGATCGAGGGCACGGCCTACGGGACGTCGTCTGAGGATCTGCGCAACGGTCTCGACGTGCTCGCGACCGAAGACCGCGTCTGGTACTCGCCGGGGACGCCGTTTCTCGTCCCGCTCTTTCTCGGGTTGCTCGTCGCACTCGGCTACGGCGACGTGCTCGTCTCGCTGATGGGGTAG
- a CDS encoding ABC transporter permease: MDTETVPGIAPGQFLDQTIAFALRSARTLRRNAAVVFWAVAFPALFYLMTVYLFVDTSGLSTEAIGVLKATNAVSYGGFAALVVFLNTFSQSLVADIEDGRYAQFRALPVSPSADFVGRFAAAFVLALGAVGAVLAVGVATGATFELRSIASVPISLLALLALGLFAAGLAVLLVSIVPDAKFASIITISLVMLAFFLTGYNGVQPGMVASNPAFVNYVPNALATRLAVFHLVAIPDWSATGLAAPTAPTGPKYVGLLVGYVGVGLVMAVAVTRRSLYRGEVK; encoded by the coding sequence ATGGACACTGAAACGGTGCCCGGCATCGCTCCGGGTCAGTTCCTCGATCAGACCATCGCGTTCGCCCTCAGGAGCGCGCGGACGCTCCGACGAAACGCGGCCGTCGTCTTCTGGGCGGTTGCGTTCCCGGCGCTGTTCTACCTCATGACCGTCTACCTCTTCGTCGACACGAGCGGGCTCTCGACCGAGGCGATTGGCGTGCTGAAGGCGACGAACGCCGTCTCATACGGCGGGTTCGCTGCGCTCGTCGTGTTCTTGAACACGTTTTCGCAATCGCTCGTCGCGGATATCGAGGACGGGCGCTACGCGCAGTTTCGAGCGCTGCCGGTCTCACCGAGCGCGGACTTCGTCGGTCGATTCGCCGCCGCGTTCGTCCTCGCGCTCGGAGCCGTCGGCGCCGTCCTCGCCGTCGGCGTCGCGACCGGCGCGACATTCGAACTCCGGTCGATCGCCTCGGTTCCGATCTCCCTCCTCGCTCTGCTCGCGCTCGGGCTGTTTGCGGCCGGACTCGCGGTCCTGCTCGTCTCGATCGTCCCAGACGCGAAGTTCGCGAGCATCATCACCATCAGCCTGGTCATGCTCGCGTTCTTCCTGACGGGCTACAACGGCGTCCAGCCGGGTATGGTCGCGTCGAACCCCGCGTTCGTCAACTACGTGCCGAACGCGCTCGCCACCCGACTCGCCGTCTTCCACCTCGTCGCAATTCCCGACTGGTCGGCGACCGGGCTCGCCGCGCCCACCGCACCCACGGGACCGAAGTACGTCGGCCTGCTCGTCGGCTACGTCGGCGTCGGCCTCGTGATGGCCGTCGCAGTGACGCGCCGGTCGCTCTACCGGGGTGAGGTCAAATGA
- a CDS encoding transcriptional regulator, which translates to MELDKLVHQPTRLQIFAYLYRHGESSFTDLTSALDLTEGNLSSHLQRMEDAGAVEITKQFVDDRPQTSAALTDDGLTLFEDHVQQLQTLIDGLE; encoded by the coding sequence ATGGAACTCGACAAACTCGTCCACCAGCCGACGCGATTACAGATCTTCGCGTACCTCTACCGGCACGGGGAGTCGAGCTTCACCGACCTCACGTCGGCGCTCGACCTGACGGAGGGGAACCTCTCCAGCCACCTCCAGCGGATGGAGGACGCCGGCGCCGTCGAGATTACGAAGCAGTTCGTCGACGATCGCCCGCAGACGAGCGCCGCGCTCACCGACGACGGTCTGACGCTCTTCGAAGACCACGTCCAGCAGTTGCAGACGCTCATCGACGGTCTGGAGTGA